TCTTCCCGAAGCAACTTATGAAATAGATCAAAAGATTGATAACGAACACTTTAGCTATTCTAAACTTGTATTTCGTAACGGAGCATTTGTTGGATATATCCTTGTTGGTGAACCGGCAAAAGCTTTCAATAAACTTCAGTCTATGATTAACACCAATGCAAGTGTTGAATCTATTAATAAAATTTTATATAATAATTGAAAATGTTTTTAAATTAAGATATTTTTTTAGGGGGAATAGAAAAGATGATGTTTAAGTTTATCTGGCCACTTGCAGATCATACTGTCAAATGTGTTTTATCAAATCAGCGCAAAATCAGCACCAGATGAAATGAATCCTTTTGCTTCCTTAACAGTTACTTATGTCATTGGTGCGGTAGCGTCTTTGATTTTTTATTATGTGTTGAATAAGGAGGCAAACATCATTCATGAATACAGTAAAGTAAACTGGGCGCCATCTGTACTTGGTTTTGCTATTGTTGGTCTGGAAGTCGGATATATTTATGCTTATAAAGCTGGATGGCCGGTAAGTGTAGCCCAGATTGTTCAGGCATCGGTGCTGGCAGTAATTTTGATTTTCGTTGGCTACCTGCTTTATCATGAGTCAATAACATGGAATAAAATCGCCGGAATTATTGTTTGCTTAACGGGTCTTGCACTGATCAATATTAATTAAGCGATCAATTCAATTTTAATCTGATTTGAGTTAGAAATAGGGGCTCCCAGATGTTGGATAGTTTCTTAGGCAGTTTGCCTGAGATAGCAATGTCAGGAAGCCTTATTTTCATTAAGGTTTTTTGTTGAAATTTTCTTCCAAATGTTTATAATATTTTATATTATATTCAGCTGTAATACAGGGCGTGCGGAACAGGTTAATGAATTAAAGCTGATTAACAAGTAATAAGTAATGATCACAAAGGGGTGCTTCAACTGATGCATCCCTTTTGTCAAAATAAATTCAAATTCAATGGAGTGAGTTATTCATTTTTTGCAGATCATCAGGGAAGAACTCTGGAAGATGCTATTAAGTGCTGGAAATACAAGAAATCGTTAAAAGGGCATAATCGATATGAAAAATCGGATTTCATAGCATTGGAAGTATAAGGTAAGCTAAGAATTTATGTAATAAGGAGTAAACATATGAATATCAGATATTTGCAGGATATCTTATCCCGTATAGATGAGATTAAAGTAATAGGGAAAAGTGCTACAGTAGACGGTGTCGTCTGCAATGTCATGGGATTGATACGCCATGGTATGGAGATGGAGCTTTTGATTTTGCAATATGATGAGAATTTTGAGCAAATGATTGAGGAAAGTGAAGAGGCAGAGATGTCTGATGCTGCGGATGTACCCGAGAGTAACAGGATGTTGATGCGTGCTGACAGAAGGAATGATGCCATAAATTCAATCTTCCCAGTTGAAAAAGTGTTTATTGGAGAAGGAGAATTTAAAGTATATGTTTCGGAATCCGGACAGATGAGTACAGAAAATAGGGAGGATATATTACTCCTTGTCCAGTTTCTAAATAACGGATGGCAACCAAATGGGATCGATTATCAGAATATAAATACCTTATTTTTGACCAGGGCAAAATTGGAAGGGGACTATATATCTATTCCAGATTTTGATTCAAGTACAGAAATACGCTTTGTAACGGGAATCCGAAGTGTCTCGCATCAGGTGGAAAAGCCTGTCACTTTGATTGTTGGGGGAGAATATTCAGATAGATTATGGTTTCAGGATGCAGACACCGGTGAAGAACATTGGGCACAGATTAATAGGGTATATTTGTTAGACATGTGGGCGGAAATGGAAAAAACTTTCAGCAACCCTAAAATTCAAGAGAAGATGACTTCTGAAGAGTTTACTCGTGCAAAGTCAGATTTTGAAAAACATTTTTTGGAGATTTGCCCCAGAGGGATGTATTTTCCTATTGTTGAATATGAGTGTGAAGAAGATATCTCTTTACAGTTTTATTCCAAAGCTTATTTGGATTCAAAGCCTTTACACAGAGGAAGTAGTATGGGATTTATTGTTGCACCGGATCAGTCTACAGGTATT
The nucleotide sequence above comes from Defluviitalea raffinosedens. Encoded proteins:
- a CDS encoding EamA family transporter, encoding MFYQISAKSAPDEMNPFASLTVTYVIGAVASLIFYYVLNKEANIIHEYSKVNWAPSVLGFAIVGLEVGYIYAYKAGWPVSVAQIVQASVLAVILIFVGYLLYHESITWNKIAGIIVCLTGLALININ